A section of the Humulus lupulus chromosome 2, drHumLupu1.1, whole genome shotgun sequence genome encodes:
- the LOC133815026 gene encoding uncharacterized protein LOC133815026: protein MLPSDTENPRNGSNEHCNAITLRSGKELENSKTNYGHEGEPSSIQINEEIHKDAELPSVQKPASAQNAIGMPQHQHPNSSISRQPLPFPQRFQKQKLDSQFKKFLDMLKQLHINIPLVEALEQMPSYVKFMKDILTRKRRLGEFETVALTKECSSFLQNKPPPKMKDSGSFTIPCTIGNSYCGMALCDLGASINLMPMSVYRQLGIGEVRPTTVTLQLVDRSLAYPDGKIEDVLANKEVPIILGRPFLATGRTLIGVQKGELTMRVQDEQLTFNVFKAMRFPDEVEECSVVSVVDSLASKELENNFDDPLERLLIFDSHAEDEDEYLAWLEASSQGLHPRKHFQSLELSLRSFAAPKPSVEEPPELELKA from the exons atgttgccaagtgacACAGAGAATCCTAGAAATGGGAGCAATGAACATTGTAATGCCATCACTTTGAGAAGTGGGAAGGAGTTGGAGAATTCCAAGACAAATTATGGGCATGAGGGcgagccctcttcaatccaaataaatgaggaaATTCACAAAGATGCTGAACTGCCTAGTGTACAAAAACCTGCCTCTGCCCAGAATGCTATAGGAATGCCGCAGCATCAGCACCCAAACAGCTCAATTTCAAGGCAGCCACTTCCATTTCCTCAACGTTTTCAGAAGCAAAAGTTGGATTCTCAATTCAAGAAGTTTCTAGATATGTTGAAGCAATTGCATATCAACATCCCACTTGTAGAGGCACTTGAGCAAATGCCTagctatgtgaaattcatgaaagatATTCTTACAAGGAAGAGAAGGTTAGGAGAATTTGAGACAGTGGCTCTTACCAAGGAATGTAGCTCATTCTTGCAAAACAAGCCGCCACCGAAGATGAAAGATTCTGGAAGTTTCACCATTCCATGTACCATTGGTAATTCTTATTGTGGCatggctttatgtgatttgggtgcCAGTATAAATTTGATGCCTATGTCTGTGTATAGACAATTGGGGATTGGTGAAGTCCGACCTACCACAGTGACTCTACAACTTGTAGATAGATCTCTTGCTTATCCAGATGGGAAGATTGAGGATGTCTTG GCAAACAAAGAGGTACCAATCATTCTAGGGAGGCCTTTTCTAGCTACTGGTAGAACATTGATTGGCGTGCAAAAGGGTGAACTTACTATGAGGGTTCAAGATGAGCAACTGACTTTTAATGTTTTCAAGGCTATGAGATTCCCAGATGAGGTCGAAGAGTGTTCTGTTGTTTCAGTGGTAGATTCTTTGGCTTCAAAGGAATTAGAAAACAATTTTGATGATCCTCTAGAGAGACTCTTGATATTTGATTCACATGCAGAGGATGAGGATGAATATTTGGCTTGGCTAGAAGCTAGTTCACAAGGATTGCATCCAAGAAAGCATTTTCAATCTTTGGAGCTCTCTTTGAGGTCTTTCGCAGCCCCTAAACCATCAGTGGAAGAGCCTCCAGAGTTGGAATTAAAAGCTTAA